A single genomic interval of Candidatus Leptovillus gracilis harbors:
- a CDS encoding alpha/beta fold hydrolase: MSTWTANDGTVINYEVHGTDPQKETLLLLPGLMGAIGRQWSNFVPTLSADFRLVLMDLRGHGRSGNAAPTLNTEHMVQDVVGLLDALKITAVHVAGYNLGGYLGLQLLLTQPRRVHTLLMHASKFYWTQEAAAKMRAQLDPDDLAAKVPTYADQLVQDHGGRQWRILVRQAADLIASLVNNGLTEGMVKRIQTPILVSVGDRDELIPLNEAQRLSRILPNGRLLVLPGVRHPYQTIPAIPLIPMMQEFHRANRR, translated from the coding sequence ATGAGTACCTGGACAGCAAATGATGGAACCGTTATCAATTACGAGGTGCATGGCACAGACCCACAAAAAGAAACCCTGCTCTTACTGCCAGGGCTGATGGGGGCCATCGGTCGGCAGTGGTCGAATTTTGTGCCCACTTTGTCGGCCGATTTTCGCCTGGTGTTGATGGATTTGCGCGGGCACGGCCGTTCTGGTAACGCCGCCCCCACCCTCAACACAGAGCACATGGTGCAAGACGTAGTGGGGCTGTTGGATGCGCTGAAGATAACGGCCGTTCACGTCGCCGGTTACAATTTAGGTGGCTACCTGGGGCTGCAACTGCTGCTCACCCAACCGCGCCGCGTCCACACCCTGCTTATGCACGCTTCCAAGTTTTATTGGACCCAGGAAGCGGCGGCCAAAATGCGCGCCCAACTAGACCCCGACGATCTGGCGGCCAAAGTGCCCACCTACGCCGACCAGCTTGTGCAAGATCATGGCGGCCGTCAGTGGCGTATTCTCGTCCGTCAGGCGGCCGACCTCATCGCCAGTCTGGTAAACAACGGCCTGACCGAAGGCATGGTCAAGCGCATCCAGACGCCGATCCTGGTTAGCGTCGGCGACCGGGACGAGCTGATCCCGTTGAACGAAGCCCAACGCCTGAGCCGAATACTGCCGAACGGCCGTCTCTTGGTGCTGCCCGGCGTGCGCCATCCCTACCAAACCATTCCCGCCATCCCCCTCATCCCCATGATGCAAGAATTCCACCGGGCCAACCGGAGATAA
- the acpS gene encoding holo-ACP synthase, protein MLTSGVDMIEIARLERSVARHGQRFLDRVFTPQEQVYCAGQSASLAGRFAVKEAVAKALGTGIGDVGWKDIEVVGAQNGRPTLVLHRQARQLAEQLGLDEWSISISHTDKLAVALAVAVGRQRRQEE, encoded by the coding sequence ATGCTAACCAGCGGTGTGGATATGATCGAAATTGCACGGCTCGAACGCAGCGTCGCCCGGCATGGGCAGCGTTTCCTGGACCGTGTGTTCACGCCGCAGGAACAGGTGTACTGCGCCGGCCAGTCCGCCAGTCTGGCCGGCCGTTTTGCGGTGAAAGAGGCCGTAGCCAAAGCATTGGGCACGGGCATCGGTGATGTGGGCTGGAAGGATATTGAGGTGGTGGGGGCGCAAAACGGCCGTCCTACCCTGGTACTACATCGTCAGGCGCGGCAGTTGGCCGAACAGTTGGGTCTGGACGAATGGTCTATTAGCATTTCACACACCGACAAACTGGCGGTGGCGTTGGCCGTAGCCGTCGGTCGTCAGCGGCGACAAGAGGAGTAA
- a CDS encoding insulinase family protein → MNNVHYPGPETIHRRVLPNGLTILAYENFASQSIVIEGSVRAGALAESADKAGLAAFTAALLDRGTAQRSFADIYEALEAVGADIGFSCDKHQADLGASSLVEDVDLALALLAESLRQPIFPAQQVEQIRGQILTNLVMRANDTGRMARLAFHELLYPDHPYGRSVTGYQETIQTITREEIAQFHHDYYGPQGAILVIVGAIEAQKAIEKAAAVFGDWHNPQQKQLPAVAPAARPSGLIRAHVPMPDKVQSDLLLGLPGPLRAAPDYLDASLMNTILGVFGMMGRIGQSVREEQGLAYYAYSRLQGSLGPVPWSAGAGAAPQNVEQAIAAIRTEIGRIQTELVPAEELADSQAFRIGSVPVSLETNSGLAGVIGDLELHGLGLDYLQRFPALIRAITPERVMAAAQKYLSTDQLAVAVAGPIDVRVP, encoded by the coding sequence ATGAACAACGTCCATTACCCTGGACCAGAAACAATTCACCGCCGCGTCTTGCCCAATGGCCTCACCATCCTGGCTTATGAAAACTTTGCCAGCCAATCCATTGTCATTGAAGGGTCGGTGCGCGCCGGTGCGCTGGCGGAGAGCGCCGACAAGGCCGGGCTGGCCGCTTTTACGGCCGCCCTGCTAGACCGGGGCACAGCGCAGCGCAGTTTCGCCGACATTTACGAAGCGCTGGAAGCGGTGGGCGCCGACATCGGCTTTAGCTGCGACAAACATCAGGCTGATTTGGGGGCCAGCAGTCTGGTGGAAGATGTGGACCTGGCCCTGGCGCTGCTGGCCGAATCGCTGCGCCAGCCGATATTTCCGGCGCAGCAGGTGGAACAAATACGCGGCCAGATTTTGACTAACCTGGTGATGCGCGCCAACGACACCGGACGCATGGCCCGCCTGGCTTTTCACGAACTGCTGTACCCTGACCACCCTTACGGCCGTTCCGTCACCGGCTACCAGGAAACCATTCAGACCATCACTCGCGAAGAAATTGCCCAATTTCACCACGACTACTACGGGCCGCAGGGCGCGATTCTGGTCATCGTCGGGGCGATTGAGGCGCAGAAGGCGATTGAGAAGGCAGCGGCCGTTTTCGGCGACTGGCACAATCCACAACAAAAACAACTCCCGGCTGTGGCCCCGGCGGCACGGCCGTCTGGCCTCATCCGCGCCCACGTACCCATGCCCGACAAAGTCCAATCAGACCTGCTGTTGGGGCTGCCCGGCCCTCTGCGCGCCGCGCCCGATTACCTGGACGCCAGCCTGATGAACACCATCCTCGGCGTTTTTGGCATGATGGGGCGCATCGGCCAGAGCGTACGCGAGGAGCAAGGGCTGGCCTACTACGCTTACAGCCGTCTGCAAGGCAGCCTGGGGCCAGTCCCCTGGTCGGCCGGCGCCGGAGCCGCGCCGCAAAACGTAGAGCAGGCCATCGCCGCCATCCGCACCGAAATCGGCCGCATCCAGACTGAACTGGTCCCGGCGGAAGAACTGGCAGACAGCCAGGCCTTCCGCATCGGTTCCGTGCCGGTAAGTCTGGAGACCAACAGCGGGCTGGCCGGGGTCATCGGCGACCTGGAACTGCACGGATTAGGGCTAGATTATTTGCAGCGCTTCCCAGCCCTGATCCGGGCCATCACGCCGGAGCGGGTAATGGCCGCCGCGCAAAAATACCTGAGTACCGACCAACTGGCGGTAGCCGTGGCCGGACCGATTGATGTTCGTGTTCCGTAA
- a CDS encoding SDR family oxidoreductase — MRDKICMVTGANAGIGRVVALALARQGAQVVMVCRSRERGEAAQAEIRQASGSDAVDLILADLSVQADVRRAAAEFQGRYGRLHILVNNAGAFFNQRLESADGLEMTFALNHLGYFLLTNLLLEQIRAAAPARIIVVSSDAYKGAQLDFADLQAERRYRGFQVYANSKLANILFTQELANRLQGTGVTVNALHPGFVASNFGLNNGGALRFGMKLTQRLFAISEEAGAETPLYLATSAEVAGITGKYFVKKKAVSLTGRAQDMAVARQLWQVSERLVGLG; from the coding sequence ATGCGCGATAAAATTTGTATGGTCACCGGGGCCAATGCCGGCATTGGCCGGGTGGTGGCTTTGGCGTTGGCCCGGCAGGGGGCGCAGGTGGTGATGGTGTGCCGCAGCCGGGAGCGGGGCGAAGCAGCCCAGGCAGAAATCCGGCAGGCCAGCGGCAGCGACGCGGTGGATTTGATTCTGGCTGATTTGTCGGTGCAGGCGGATGTGCGCCGGGCGGCGGCGGAGTTTCAGGGACGGTACGGCCGTTTGCACATTCTGGTCAACAACGCCGGAGCCTTTTTTAACCAGCGGCTGGAAAGCGCCGATGGCCTGGAAATGACGTTTGCCCTCAACCATCTCGGTTATTTTCTGTTGACCAATCTGCTGTTGGAACAGATACGCGCCGCTGCCCCGGCGCGCATCATCGTCGTTTCCTCCGACGCCTACAAAGGAGCGCAGCTAGATTTTGCCGACCTGCAAGCAGAGCGGCGGTATCGCGGCTTTCAGGTTTACGCCAACTCCAAATTAGCCAACATCCTGTTTACGCAGGAGTTAGCGAATCGGCTGCAAGGCACGGGCGTCACCGTTAATGCCCTGCATCCCGGCTTTGTGGCCTCTAATTTTGGTCTGAACAATGGCGGCGCGCTGCGCTTTGGCATGAAGCTGACGCAGCGTCTGTTCGCCATCAGCGAAGAGGCGGGGGCGGAGACGCCGCTCTATCTGGCGACGTCGGCGGAGGTAGCCGGGATAACCGGCAAATACTTTGTCAAGAAGAAGGCGGTTTCGTTGACGGGGCGGGCGCAGGATATGGCCGTTGCCCGGCAGCTCTGGCAGGTGAGTGAGCGGTTGGTGGGACTGGGGTAA
- a CDS encoding LysM peptidoglycan-binding domain-containing protein has protein sequence MSFRRMAPFLLLNILLSAAVVLAILYWWDGRDGGDQTAVRATATAVIPTPDINALPAGDVASLADDGAEGGAETAVNDGPTTHTVQAGETLGSISARYEVSLEDIMAANDIANPNILSIGQQLLIPIGGFATATPPPTDTPPPGVPPTPIATEAAPTQGEAILQIGAVLSPGVLTEEAVQITNSGTRQVNLAGWTLRDEGRIVYTFGQVTLFGEGAGILIHTEAGTNGATDLYLGLESPIWQSGKTVTLTDAAGSIQTTYRIP, from the coding sequence ATGTCTTTTCGTCGGATGGCCCCTTTCCTTTTGCTGAATATCTTGCTGTCGGCGGCGGTGGTGCTGGCAATTTTGTATTGGTGGGACGGCCGTGACGGCGGCGACCAGACAGCGGTACGGGCCACGGCGACGGCCGTGATTCCCACGCCAGACATCAATGCTTTACCGGCGGGAGATGTGGCCTCGTTGGCTGACGATGGAGCAGAGGGTGGGGCGGAAACGGCCGTGAACGATGGCCCCACCACCCACACCGTCCAGGCCGGCGAAACCCTGGGCAGCATCAGCGCCCGCTACGAAGTTTCCCTGGAAGACATCATGGCCGCCAACGACATCGCCAATCCCAACATCCTCAGCATCGGCCAGCAGCTCCTCATCCCCATCGGCGGCTTTGCCACCGCGACACCGCCGCCCACCGACACGCCGCCGCCCGGCGTCCCGCCCACCCCCATCGCCACCGAAGCGGCCCCCACGCAAGGCGAAGCCATCCTGCAGATTGGCGCCGTCCTCAGCCCAGGCGTTTTAACCGAAGAAGCGGTGCAAATCACCAATTCCGGCACGCGGCAAGTGAACCTGGCTGGCTGGACCTTGCGCGACGAGGGCCGTATTGTCTATACCTTTGGGCAAGTGACTCTCTTTGGCGAAGGGGCCGGCATTCTCATCCACACCGAAGCCGGGACCAACGGCGCAACGGATTTATATTTAGGTTTGGAATCCCCCATCTGGCAGTCGGGAAAAACCGTCACCCTCACCGATGCCGCCGGGTCTATCCAGACTACCTACAGGATTCCTTGA
- a CDS encoding deoxyribonuclease IV translates to MRLGAHMSTAGGAYTAFKRGEETGCETMLIFTKSNRQWQAKPLTDADIAQFRQAAQAYSHIYPVAVHASYLINIASPDEALWEKSYQALKIEVERCGQLGIPLLTFHPGSYVGGDEATGLAHIVRALKRLLLETEASAPNVTICPETMAGQGTNLGCTFAQLAQILGDVGPSERLGVCFDTCHVFAAGYDIRTPETYAATMAEFDQVVGLEQIKFFHFNDSKHELGSNKDRHEHIGRGFIGAAGFDNFVNDSRWANHAAHLETPKTEEDENGREIEMDPVNLAVLRGLIRS, encoded by the coding sequence ATGCGATTAGGCGCACACATGAGTACGGCCGGCGGCGCATATACCGCCTTCAAACGCGGTGAAGAAACTGGCTGCGAGACCATGCTGATCTTCACCAAAAGCAACCGCCAATGGCAGGCTAAACCCCTCACGGACGCAGACATCGCCCAATTCCGCCAGGCGGCGCAGGCGTACAGCCATATTTACCCGGTAGCCGTCCATGCCAGCTATTTGATCAATATCGCCTCGCCCGACGAGGCGCTGTGGGAAAAATCGTACCAGGCGCTCAAAATTGAGGTGGAGCGCTGCGGGCAGTTGGGCATTCCGCTGCTCACCTTCCACCCCGGCTCCTACGTTGGCGGCGATGAGGCGACAGGGCTGGCGCACATTGTCCGCGCACTGAAGCGGCTGCTGCTAGAAACGGAGGCCAGCGCGCCCAACGTGACCATTTGCCCGGAAACAATGGCCGGGCAGGGGACCAACCTGGGCTGTACCTTCGCGCAGTTGGCGCAAATTTTGGGCGACGTTGGCCCCAGCGAGCGGTTGGGCGTTTGCTTTGATACCTGCCATGTCTTTGCCGCCGGTTACGACATTCGCACGCCAGAGACCTATGCAGCGACGATGGCCGAGTTTGACCAGGTGGTTGGCCTGGAGCAGATCAAGTTTTTCCACTTCAACGACAGCAAACATGAGTTGGGTTCTAACAAGGACCGCCACGAACACATTGGCCGGGGTTTTATTGGCGCGGCCGGTTTTGACAATTTTGTGAATGATTCACGTTGGGCCAACCATGCCGCCCACCTGGAAACACCCAAGACGGAAGAGGATGAAAACGGCCGTGAAATAGAAATGGATCCCGTGAATCTGGCCGTGCTGCGTGGGTTGATTCGTAGTTGA
- a CDS encoding DUF4160 domain-containing protein has product MAVISMFYGIIVSMYYFDNQRHHRPHIHVKYQEQEVVLAIPEGDVLEGELKISRMKLVQAWIEIHRDELMANWELASQGESIFKIDPLR; this is encoded by the coding sequence ATGGCTGTTATTTCCATGTTCTACGGCATAATCGTGTCAATGTACTACTTTGACAACCAGAGGCATCATCGGCCACATATTCATGTAAAGTACCAGGAACAGGAGGTCGTTTTGGCAATTCCTGAAGGCGATGTATTGGAAGGCGAACTCAAAATCAGCCGGATGAAACTGGTACAGGCTTGGATTGAGATTCATCGCGACGAGCTAATGGCAAACTGGGAATTAGCCAGTCAAGGCGAATCAATATTTAAGATTGATCCCCTGAGGTAA
- a CDS encoding DUF2442 domain-containing protein has translation MNPRVENVKPNANYTVTLEFTNGEQRVFDVKPYLDKGIFRELQDPGYFNSVRPFLGSVQWKNGQDFCPDVLYELSRAVIQESVTEAG, from the coding sequence ATGAATCCAAGAGTAGAAAACGTAAAGCCAAACGCTAATTACACTGTGACACTGGAGTTTACCAACGGAGAACAACGAGTTTTTGATGTAAAGCCTTATTTGGATAAGGGTATCTTTCGAGAATTGCAGGACCCTGGGTACTTCAATTCAGTTAGACCCTTCTTAGGAAGCGTTCAGTGGAAAAATGGTCAGGATTTTTGCCCTGATGTACTGTATGAACTCAGTCGCGCGGTAATCCAAGAATCAGTCACAGAAGCAGGGTAA
- a CDS encoding membrane dipeptidase, whose product MFIVDAHLDIAYNALNHGRSPLQPLAHIRQQETADSTRGTATVALPDMLKGGVGLVVGTLFVTPSHAKIPILGEKMVYHNADQAHGYAMQQLDYYHRLADENAFIRLVRDQADLDEVWQSHTADNPAPLLGIIASMEGADPIRVPEEAEMWYERGLRLIGLAWDDTRYATGGWSRDDQGLTKDGYRLLEVMADLGFILDLTHMSEKSTIQALERYEGAVIASHSNCRALVEGTRQLSDTQIRLLGERDGVVGVVLYNAFLLNGWRKGDRKEAVTLAHVIAHVDHICQLLGDARHVGIGSDLDGGFGAEHIPAGLDSIADLGKIGAALLERGYEPSDVDNILGGNWRRILRRALP is encoded by the coding sequence ATGTTCATTGTAGACGCACACCTGGACATTGCCTACAACGCGCTGAATCACGGCCGTTCTCCCCTCCAACCCCTCGCTCACATCCGCCAACAAGAAACGGCCGATAGCACACGCGGCACAGCCACCGTCGCCTTACCCGACATGCTGAAGGGCGGTGTGGGCCTGGTCGTCGGCACGCTGTTTGTCACCCCCAGCCACGCCAAAATCCCCATCCTCGGCGAAAAAATGGTCTACCACAACGCTGACCAGGCGCATGGTTATGCCATGCAGCAGTTAGACTATTACCACCGGCTGGCCGACGAAAACGCCTTCATCCGCCTTGTCCGCGATCAAGCCGACCTGGATGAAGTGTGGCAAAGCCATACCGCCGACAATCCCGCCCCGCTGCTGGGCATCATCGCTTCGATGGAGGGCGCGGACCCCATTCGTGTGCCTGAAGAAGCGGAGATGTGGTACGAACGCGGCTTGCGCCTGATTGGCCTGGCCTGGGACGATACGCGCTACGCCACCGGCGGCTGGAGCCGCGACGATCAGGGCTTAACCAAAGACGGCTATCGGCTGCTGGAAGTGATGGCCGACCTGGGCTTCATCCTCGACCTGACCCACATGAGCGAAAAATCTACCATCCAGGCGTTGGAGCGCTACGAAGGCGCGGTGATTGCCAGCCACAGCAACTGCCGCGCCCTGGTGGAGGGCACGCGCCAGCTCAGCGATACGCAAATCCGCCTGCTGGGCGAGCGGGACGGCGTGGTTGGCGTGGTGTTGTACAACGCTTTTTTGCTGAATGGCTGGCGCAAAGGGGACCGCAAGGAAGCGGTGACGTTGGCCCATGTCATCGCCCATGTAGACCACATCTGCCAGTTGTTGGGCGATGCGCGGCACGTGGGCATTGGCAGCGACCTGGATGGCGGCTTCGGCGCGGAACACATTCCGGCCGGGCTGGACAGCATCGCCGACCTGGGCAAAATTGGCGCGGCGCTGCTGGAGCGCGGCTACGAACCGTCCGACGTGGACAACATCCTGGGCGGCAACTGGCGGCGCATCCTGCGCCGCGCCCTTCCTTGA